In Paenibacillus sp. G2S3, a single window of DNA contains:
- the sdhB gene encoding succinate dehydrogenase iron-sulfur subunit, which produces MAETATAPKNVKFIITRQDDPQSSSYIEEFELPYRPGMNVISALMEIQRNPVNAKGDSTVPVCWDSNCLEEVCGACSMVINGKPRQACAALIDNLEQPVRIEPMKTFPVVRDLVIDRTRMFNALKRVKAWIPIDGTYDLGPGPRMPEKKRQWAYELSKCMTCGVCLEACPNVNEKTDFIGPAAISQVRLFNAHPTGEMNADERLDALMDDGGIDGCGNSQNCVRACPKGIPLTTSIAEINKQTTKHMFKRWLGV; this is translated from the coding sequence ATGGCGGAAACAGCTACAGCTCCCAAAAACGTGAAATTTATCATCACCCGCCAGGACGATCCACAAAGTTCATCTTATATTGAGGAATTTGAGCTTCCTTATCGTCCAGGTATGAATGTAATCAGTGCTTTGATGGAAATTCAGCGTAACCCTGTGAATGCCAAAGGTGACAGCACCGTTCCGGTATGCTGGGATTCCAACTGTCTAGAAGAAGTATGCGGAGCTTGCTCGATGGTGATTAACGGCAAACCTCGCCAAGCCTGCGCAGCGCTTATAGACAATCTGGAGCAACCTGTACGCATTGAGCCAATGAAGACATTTCCGGTGGTGCGTGACTTAGTGATTGACCGTACTCGGATGTTCAACGCACTTAAACGTGTGAAGGCTTGGATTCCAATTGATGGTACGTACGATCTTGGACCGGGACCACGGATGCCGGAGAAAAAACGGCAGTGGGCTTATGAATTATCTAAATGTATGACTTGCGGCGTGTGCTTGGAGGCTTGTCCGAATGTCAACGAGAAGACGGATTTCATCGGACCCGCAGCCATCTCTCAAGTACGCCTATTCAATGCTCATCCTACGGGTGAAATGAATGCGGATGAAAGATTGGACGCTTTGATGGACGATGGCGGTATTGACGGTTGTGGTAACTCACAGAACTGTGTGCGTGCTTGTCCGAAAGGCATTCCTCTTACCACCTCCATTGCAGAAATTAACAAGCAAACGACAAAACATATGTTCAAACGCTGGTTAGGTGTGTAA